A genomic window from Bubalus bubalis isolate 160015118507 breed Murrah chromosome X, NDDB_SH_1, whole genome shotgun sequence includes:
- the TEX13D gene encoding LOW QUALITY PROTEIN: testis-expressed protein 13D (The sequence of the model RefSeq protein was modified relative to this genomic sequence to represent the inferred CDS: substituted 1 base at 1 genomic stop codon) has translation MAVNFADYMSGFRHNDVISFINSEVLVNRGDPDFYMAFCLRPWNEVEDWLRIVIANPQVPHDIKRACAWRALVLSVHVGMRQQERQECQIWWLQEQVEKXEETSWALASELQRVCEEWEEMVAQLRFTRASLQQVLKECDVLCGWLLQVPPLAQDMGPGPRTEQFGAVAWPADAAPKAAVYVPGPPSPWSQAMQPLMPMPRLYLFPYHAPLPMGSAFLPPIPPSEAEAAVVPFQMPSQGINLPGPLVEVGLQEKMAPLGNEKSYSQGEGPEVLQGTVPLGDIRSLNQEEGQERSQEMVPLGDSWSHSQEEGPERLQGMIPLGTNGSHSQEEGQERSQEMVPLGDSWSHNQEEGPERPQGMIPLGTSGSHSQEEVPRRPQGTVPLGDSRNQNQERYLESFQRILPLEYNRSHKQEDPQRPQGTDHLEVSRSQSQERGPERPQATTQGDNWSHDGRENPKKQQKGKKPQNRTTRRSLPQVAVQ, from the exons ATGGCGGTGAACTTTGCGGACTACATGAGTGGCTTTCGTCACAACGATGTAATCAGTTTCATCAACAGTGAGGTCCTCGTGAACAGAGGCGACCCTGATTTCTACATGGCCTTCTGCTTGCGACCCTGGAATGAGGTAGAGGATTGGCTGCGAATTGTCATAGCTAACCCGCAGGTGCCACACGACATCAAGAGGGCCTGTGCCTGGAGGGCGCTGGTCTTGAGCGTGCATGTGGGCATGAGGCAGCAGGAGCGGCAGGAGTGTCAGATCTGGTGGCTGCAGGAGCAGGTAGAGAAGTGAGAGGAGACTTCCTGGGCCCTGGCCTCTGAGCTGCAGCGCGTGTGTGAGGAGTGGGAGGAGATGGTTGCACAGTTGCGCTTCACCCGGGCCTCACTGCAGCAGGTGCTGAAGGAGTGTGATGTGCTTTGTGGGTGGCTGCTCCAGGTCCCCCCATTGGCCCAAGATATGGGGCCTGGGCCTCGAACCGAGCAATTTGGGGCAGTAGCATGGCCT GCAGATGCTGCCCCCAAAGCTGCTGTTTATGTGCCAGGACCACCGAGTCCCTGGTCCCAGGCCATGCAACCCCTTATGCCAATGCCGAGGCTGTATCTATTTCCATACCATGCACCATTACCCATGGGATCGGCATTCTTGCCACCTATACCACCATCAGAAGCAGAAGCTGCAGTAGTCCCATTTCAGATGCCTTCTCAAGGAATCAATCTACCTGGCCCACTGGTTGAAGTGGGCTTGCAAGAGAAGATGGCCCCCCTGGGCAACGAGAAGAGCTACAGCCAGGGAGAAGGTCCTGAGGTCCTGCAGGGTACAGTCCCCTTAGGGGATATCAGAAGTCTTAACCAGGAAGAAGGTCAGGAGAGGTCACAGGAGATGGTCCCCCTTGGGGATAGCTGGAGCCACAGCCAAGAAGAAGGTCCAGAAAGACTCCAGGGGATGATCCCTCTGGGGACCAATGGGAGCCACAGCCAGGAAGAAGGTCAAGAGAGGTCACAGGAGATGGTCCCCCTTGGGGATAGCTGGAGCCACAACCAAGAAGAAGGTCCAGAGAGACCCCAGGGGATGATCCCTCTGGGGACCAGTGGGAGCCACAGCCAGGAAGAAGTTCCCAGGAGACCCCAGGGGACTGTTCCCCTGGGGGACAGCAGAAACCAGAATCAGGAGAGATATCTAGAGAGTTTCCAGAGGATTCTCCCCCTGGAGTACAATAGAAGTCACAAGCAAGAAGATCCACAGAGACCCCAGGGGACTGACCACCTGGAAGTCAGCAGAAGCCAGAGCCAGGAAAGAGGTCCAGAGAGGCCTCAGGCTACTACCCAGGGGGACAACTGGAGCCATGATGGGAGAGAAAATccaaagaaacaacaaaagggaaaaaagcctCAGAATCGTACCACAAGGAGAAGTCTGCCTCAGGTTGCAGTTCAGTGA
- the SH2D1A gene encoding SH2 domain-containing protein 1A, which produces MDAVAVYHGKISRETGEKLLLATGLDGSYLLRDSESVPGVYCLCVLYQGYIYTYRVSQTETGSWSAETAPGVHKRFFRKIKNLISAFQKPDQGIVIPLQYPVEKKPSARSTQGATGRRDDPDVFLKTP; this is translated from the exons ATGGACGCGGTGGCTGTGTATCACGGCAAGATCAGCCGGGAGACGGGGGAGAAGCTCCTGCTCGCCACGGGCCTGGACGGCAGCTATCTGCTGAGGGACAGCGAGAGTGTCCCGGGCGTGTACTGTCTGTGTGTGCT GTATCAAGGTTACATTTATACATACCGAGTGTCCCAGACAGAAACAGGTTCTTGGAGTGCTGAG ACAGCACCGGGTGTACATAAAAGATTTTTCCGGAAAATAAAAAATCTCATTTCAGCATTTCAGAAGCCAGATCAAGGTATTGTAATACCTTTGCAGTATCCAGTTGAGAAGAAGCCTTCAGCTAGAAGTACACAAGGTGCTACAG gaAGAAGAGACGATCCTGATGTTTTCCTGAAAACACCATGA